One genomic region from Fulvitalea axinellae encodes:
- a CDS encoding AraC family transcriptional regulator, with protein MMKREGFEGQRAIILPDSVIEELQDNPLTRSIYLTDIGYYPRAKFHYRIREKGCGQYILIHCVHGEGWFSVNGVRSQISSGQYFIVPRGEAHAYGASEHRPWTIYWVHFTGDLAHHFGQRSGRVLPAPPVATMGTDERLRLFEEVFRNLEMGYSLDNLNYANICLQHFLASYRYSSQFQKAQADNGENMTDKVIRHMKEVLPESVSLDDLAHLSGLSSSHFSLVFRKKTGRSPMDYLANLRIQKACQLLDHTDKKIKEIAMAVGYPDPFYFSRIFKKTMGITPGGYRKQPKG; from the coding sequence ATGATGAAACGTGAAGGCTTCGAAGGCCAAAGAGCTATCATACTGCCTGACTCTGTGATAGAAGAGTTACAGGACAATCCTTTGACCAGAAGCATATATTTAACAGATATCGGGTATTATCCCAGAGCGAAGTTTCATTACAGAATTCGTGAAAAAGGTTGCGGGCAGTACATCCTGATCCATTGTGTGCATGGCGAGGGGTGGTTTTCGGTAAATGGAGTTCGGTCTCAAATTTCCTCAGGGCAATATTTTATAGTGCCAAGAGGGGAAGCGCATGCCTACGGTGCATCCGAACACCGGCCTTGGACCATCTATTGGGTACACTTTACAGGAGATTTGGCCCATCATTTCGGCCAAAGGTCAGGTAGGGTTTTGCCGGCGCCTCCCGTCGCCACTATGGGAACGGACGAACGCTTACGCCTTTTTGAAGAAGTATTCCGTAATCTGGAGATGGGTTATAGCCTTGACAATCTCAATTACGCCAATATTTGCCTTCAACACTTTTTGGCCTCATACCGCTACTCCAGCCAATTTCAGAAGGCCCAAGCCGATAATGGAGAGAACATGACCGATAAGGTGATTCGCCATATGAAAGAAGTCTTGCCCGAAAGCGTCTCTTTGGATGATTTGGCTCACCTTTCGGGCCTGTCCAGCTCGCATTTTTCTTTGGTTTTTCGCAAAAAAACAGGACGCTCGCCGATGGATTATCTGGCAAATCTGCGTATTCAGAAAGCTTGCCAGCTACTGGACCATACCGACAAGAAAATCAAGGAAATAGCCATGGCCGTCGGATATCCCGATCCGTTTTATTTTTCGAGGATTTTCAAAAAAACCATGGGAATTACTCCCGGCGGATACCGTAAACAACCTAAGGGCTAG
- the arsB gene encoding ACR3 family arsenite efflux transporter, with product MEEKKQIGFFERYLTVWVIICIVAGIGLGSQLYDQIQGLSEMSLYGVNIPVAILIWLMIYPMMVQIDFSAIKDAGQQFKGLSLTFVANWLVKPFSMAFFAWLFFDNLYSAWLSPEQAQEYIAGAILLGAAPCTAMVFVWSYLSDGDANYTLVQVAVNDLILLIAFVPIVGFLLGVTNIEIPYDTLVTSVVVFVVIPLVAGFITNRLLIKSKGETWFKEVFLAKLKPVSIVALLSTLVLLFAFQGKTILENPFNILLIAIPLALQTYFIFFITWFGGKKCLKLNYKITAPSAMIGASNFFELAVAVAIALFGLNSGAALATVVGVLIEVPIMLHLVSMAKKWQYRSEKK from the coding sequence ATGGAAGAGAAAAAACAGATTGGGTTCTTCGAAAGATATCTGACTGTGTGGGTGATAATCTGCATTGTGGCGGGAATCGGCTTGGGTAGCCAGCTTTATGACCAGATACAGGGTCTGAGCGAGATGAGCCTTTACGGAGTCAATATTCCGGTGGCTATTCTGATCTGGCTGATGATCTATCCTATGATGGTGCAGATCGACTTTTCGGCCATCAAAGACGCGGGCCAACAGTTCAAGGGACTTTCCCTGACGTTTGTGGCCAATTGGCTGGTCAAACCCTTCAGTATGGCCTTTTTCGCCTGGCTGTTTTTTGACAATCTTTACAGCGCTTGGCTCAGTCCGGAACAGGCGCAGGAGTACATTGCCGGGGCCATCCTCTTGGGCGCCGCGCCATGTACGGCCATGGTATTCGTGTGGTCTTACCTCTCAGACGGCGACGCCAACTACACCCTGGTGCAGGTAGCGGTAAATGACCTGATTCTTCTGATAGCTTTCGTGCCGATAGTGGGCTTCCTGTTGGGCGTGACCAATATTGAGATTCCTTATGATACCTTGGTCACGTCGGTGGTCGTGTTTGTGGTTATCCCTTTGGTGGCCGGTTTTATCACCAACCGTTTGTTGATTAAATCGAAAGGAGAAACTTGGTTTAAGGAGGTCTTCTTGGCGAAGCTAAAGCCGGTGTCCATCGTGGCGTTGTTGTCTACTTTGGTCTTATTGTTCGCTTTTCAGGGAAAAACCATTCTCGAAAACCCGTTCAATATCCTTCTGATCGCCATTCCGCTGGCTCTACAAACGTACTTTATCTTCTTTATCACTTGGTTTGGAGGAAAGAAATGTCTGAAGCTGAATTATAAAATCACCGCGCCGTCGGCCATGATTGGGGCCAGTAACTTCTTCGAACTTGCCGTGGCGGTGGCCATCGCTTTGTTCGGTCTTAATTCAGGGGCGGCCTTGGCTACTGTAGTGGGCGTTTTGATCGAAGTACCAATTATGTTGCACCTTGTCTCAATGGCCAAGAAATGGCAATACCGTTCTGAAAAAAAATAG